GCACCGTCTGAATGACTTACAAGAACAAAACACAAATCAAGATATAGAACAAAAAACAAATCCGATTCAAACAGACGAAGATATTGATTTACATTTATTGGACGAGTTGGAAGATTTGTCCTATCAAGTAGATTCTGCTGATGACCTGCAAAAAGCAATGTCTTTAAATGAACATATTTCACTTTTCGATGAGGAAAATAAGAAAAATGATTAGTAGAAAAACAGAAACTCCAAGTTTATAATTTCATAAAACCGTATTCTATCTATTGTAGAAATACGGTTTTTATTATTGTGCATTTTCAAACAGCATTCCGTATTAAAAGAGCATTATCTAATGGATAAAACAATACTTAATCACTATTTCCATTCTTTATTTCCTATTCAAGAGGAAGTGGTAAACAAGATAACAGAAACTTTTACTCATTTTAGATTAGATAAAAATTCTATATTACTGGATATAGATACAGTTAGTACAAAGACCTATTTTTTAGAACGAGGTTACATGCGCTCCTATATCCTAAATGAAGATAATGAAGAGATAACTACACATATTTATTCTGCTCCATGTTTTGTGAATGATTTTTTGTCATTTTTTAAGCAGCAGCCAACGAATCAAATTTATCAAACTTTGTCAGAATGTTCATTTTGGGAAACAAGTATTGAAAATGTTCAATCAAACTTTCATACTATTCCTGATTTTAGAGAATTTAGTAGGCTTTTATTTGTCATTAATTATCATAAACTCAATGATAGACTCATAGAAACAGTAAGCCAAAAAGCAGAAACACGCTATCTAAAACTTTTAAAAGAGCAACCTCATATTTTTCAAAATATCCCTCTCAAAATAATTGCTTCCTATTTAGGTATTACAGATAGTAGCCTAAGTAGAATTAGAAAAGAAATTAGCAAAACATAATTTCTTGTCATTTATCAAGTAATCATTCCAAATTATAGTAGGAAATTTGACAAAATAGAAATTTCAAAAAAAACAAGCAAAACAT
This is a stretch of genomic DNA from Bernardetia sp. MNP-M8. It encodes these proteins:
- a CDS encoding Crp/Fnr family transcriptional regulator produces the protein MDKTILNHYFHSLFPIQEEVVNKITETFTHFRLDKNSILLDIDTVSTKTYFLERGYMRSYILNEDNEEITTHIYSAPCFVNDFLSFFKQQPTNQIYQTLSECSFWETSIENVQSNFHTIPDFREFSRLLFVINYHKLNDRLIETVSQKAETRYLKLLKEQPHIFQNIPLKIIASYLGITDSSLSRIRKEISKT